The following are from one region of the Geotrypetes seraphini chromosome 12, aGeoSer1.1, whole genome shotgun sequence genome:
- the LOC117346348 gene encoding polypeptide N-acetylgalactosaminyltransferase 6-like isoform X3 yields MALGTAVFKELLQGWDFMEVGGVWFCSSNRCLAKKFKRCPALSPVSVIIIFHNEAFSTLLRTVYSVLATVPHILLHEIILVDDASTNEDLKKTLDEYLRQLPLVRLLRQPVRKGLVGARLLGAEQAKADVLVFLDAHCECWPGWLEPLLERIALDNTLVVSPDIAFIDPHTFQFHQPVPKPSNHSRGTFDWSLVFMFEPLPQALEDMRMDETQPFLTPVIAGVIFAISKSFFQHIGTYDPDMQIWGGENLEMSLRVWMCGGKLEIVPCSVVGHIYHMENPRTFPEGSLVVSRNLVRLAEVWMNEYKMLFYHRHMEAARIFKEKSYGDLSQRHRLRQQLGCKSFGWYMNTVRSDFFIPELNPRFYGALVNLGLKRCLNVGELEDGKAEVGTSKCQGDPATQYFEYSSLNEIRHNVKNELCLSVAHPLVERPIFTFQACVVQDGERNVPPHQAFSYDKDGLIRSQKFDLCLQAGRYALFLASCFSEEYTQVWVFIPVLLK; encoded by the exons GTGTTTGGCGAAGAAGTTCAAGCGCTGTCCGGCCCTGTCCCCCGTCAGTGTCATCATCATCTTCCACAATGAGGCCTTCTCAACTCTGCTGCGTACAGTCTACAGTGTCCTTGCCACTGTACCCCACATTCTCTTGCACGAGATAATCCTTGTAGATGATGCCAGTACCAACG AGGACTTGAAGAAAACACTGGATGAGTATTTGAGACAGCTGCCATTGGTGAGACTTCTACGGCAGCCAGTGAGGAAGGGGCTGGTAGGTGCCAGGCTGCTGGGAGCTGAGCAGGCCAAAGCAGATGTACTGGTGTTCCTGGATGCCCATT GCGAGTGCTGGCCAGGGTGGTTGGAACCACTTCTGGAGCGGATCGCTTTGGACAACACCCTTGTTGTGAGCCCCGACATTGCTTTCATCGACCCGCACACCTTCCAGTTTCATCAGCCTGTCCCCAAGCCCTCAAACCATTCCCGTGGAACCTTTGACTGGTCCCTGGTGTTCATGTTTGAGCCTCTGCCCCAAGCCCTAGAGGACATGCGGATGGATGAGACTCAGCCCTTCCT GACACCAGTCATAGCTGGGGTAATCTTTGCTATCTCCAAATCCTTCTTCCAGCACATTGGGACCTATGatccagacatgcaaatctgggGAGGCGAGAATTTGGAAATGTCTCTTAGG GTATGGATGTGTGGAGGAAAGCTGGAGATTGTGCCCTGCTCTGTGGTGGGCCACATCTACCACATGGAGAACCCTCGCACGTTCCCTGAGGGAAGCTTGGTGGTGTCTCGGAACCTAGTACGACTCGCCGAAGTTTGGATGAATGAATACAAGATGCTGTTCTATCACAGGCATATGGAGGCTGCCCGTATATTCAAGGAG AAGTCATACGGGGACCTGAGCCAGAGACATCGGTTGCGACAGCAGTTGGGCTGTAAATCTTTTGGCTGGTACATGAACACCGTCCGCTCAGACTTCTTCATTCCAGAACTCAACCCACGCTTTTATGGCGCT CTTGTGAATTTAGGTCTGAAGAGGTGCCTGAATGTTGGTGAGTTGGAAGATGGCAAGGCTGAAGTTGGCACAAGTAAATGCCAAGGAGACCCAGCTACGCAG tACTTTGAGTACAGTTCCCTGAACGAGATACGGCACAACGTCAAGAATGAGCTGTGTCTCAGTGTGGCACATCCTCTTGTGGAACGTCCTATCTTTACGTTCCAGGCCTGTGTTGTCCAGGACGGGGAAAGAAATGTACCGCCACATCAAGCATTTTCCTATGATAAG GACGGTCTGATTCGGAGTCAGAAATTCGACCTGTGTCTTCAGGCTGGGCGCTACGCCCTGTTTCTGGCTTCCTGTTTCTCGGAAGAATACACACAGGTCTGGGTCTTCATCCCTGTGCTGCTCAAGTGA
- the LOC117346348 gene encoding polypeptide N-acetylgalactosaminyltransferase 6-like isoform X2: MPPSCGNVWVLFFCIFCLLMLGFTQRSTSKIVEMQQPLSRESAFKPRHATVHVMSVHSDNSTLRRQSSPPQENEGPKGCLLDYYSAAELQPYFQRPRQDASSPGAGGSAYRVSDLTAEEEMAQNLGYAKYNLNTFVSDRISLLRDLGPDTRPPECLAKKFKRCPALSPVSVIIIFHNEAFSTLLRTVYSVLATVPHILLHEIILVDDASTNEDLKKTLDEYLRQLPLVRLLRQPVRKGLVGARLLGAEQAKADVLVFLDAHCECWPGWLEPLLERIALDNTLVVSPDIAFIDPHTFQFHQPVPKPSNHSRGTFDWSLVFMFEPLPQALEDMRMDETQPFLTPVIAGVIFAISKSFFQHIGTYDPDMQIWGGENLEMSLRVWMCGGKLEIVPCSVVGHIYHMENPRTFPEGSLVVSRNLVRLAEVWMNEYKMLFYHRHMEAARIFKEKSYGDLSQRHRLRQQLGCKSFGWYMNTVRSDFFIPELNPRFYGALVNLGLKRCLNVGELEDGKAEVGTSKCQGDPATQYFEYSSLNEIRHNVKNELCLSVAHPLVERPIFTFQACVVQDGERNVPPHQAFSYDKDGLIRSQKFDLCLQAGRYALFLASCFSEEYTQVWVFIPVLLK, translated from the exons ATGCCTCCCTCATGCGGTAATGTGTGGGTGCTGTTCTTCTGCATCTTTTGTCTCCTGATGCTGGGTTTTACGCAGCGGTCCACCTCTAAGATCGTAGAGATGCAACAGCCGTTGAGTCGGGAGTCAGCTTTTAAACCCAGGCATGCTACGGTCCATGTTATGAGTGTACACAGTGATAACAGCACCCTTCGGCGGCAGAGCTCACCACCACAAGAGAATGAAGGGCCCAAGGGCTGCCTCCTTGACTACTATTCTGCTGCTGAGCTCCAGCCCTACTTCCAGCGGCCTCGCCAAGATGCCTCATCCCCTGGCGCAGGGGGAAGCGCATACCGGGTGTCGGATCTGACAGCAGAAGAGGAGATGGCGCAGAATTTGGGCTACGCAAAGTATAACTTGAATACCTTTGTCAGCGATCGTATCTCTCTGCTTCGGGACCTTGGACCAGATACCAGACCCCCTGA GTGTTTGGCGAAGAAGTTCAAGCGCTGTCCGGCCCTGTCCCCCGTCAGTGTCATCATCATCTTCCACAATGAGGCCTTCTCAACTCTGCTGCGTACAGTCTACAGTGTCCTTGCCACTGTACCCCACATTCTCTTGCACGAGATAATCCTTGTAGATGATGCCAGTACCAACG AGGACTTGAAGAAAACACTGGATGAGTATTTGAGACAGCTGCCATTGGTGAGACTTCTACGGCAGCCAGTGAGGAAGGGGCTGGTAGGTGCCAGGCTGCTGGGAGCTGAGCAGGCCAAAGCAGATGTACTGGTGTTCCTGGATGCCCATT GCGAGTGCTGGCCAGGGTGGTTGGAACCACTTCTGGAGCGGATCGCTTTGGACAACACCCTTGTTGTGAGCCCCGACATTGCTTTCATCGACCCGCACACCTTCCAGTTTCATCAGCCTGTCCCCAAGCCCTCAAACCATTCCCGTGGAACCTTTGACTGGTCCCTGGTGTTCATGTTTGAGCCTCTGCCCCAAGCCCTAGAGGACATGCGGATGGATGAGACTCAGCCCTTCCT GACACCAGTCATAGCTGGGGTAATCTTTGCTATCTCCAAATCCTTCTTCCAGCACATTGGGACCTATGatccagacatgcaaatctgggGAGGCGAGAATTTGGAAATGTCTCTTAGG GTATGGATGTGTGGAGGAAAGCTGGAGATTGTGCCCTGCTCTGTGGTGGGCCACATCTACCACATGGAGAACCCTCGCACGTTCCCTGAGGGAAGCTTGGTGGTGTCTCGGAACCTAGTACGACTCGCCGAAGTTTGGATGAATGAATACAAGATGCTGTTCTATCACAGGCATATGGAGGCTGCCCGTATATTCAAGGAG AAGTCATACGGGGACCTGAGCCAGAGACATCGGTTGCGACAGCAGTTGGGCTGTAAATCTTTTGGCTGGTACATGAACACCGTCCGCTCAGACTTCTTCATTCCAGAACTCAACCCACGCTTTTATGGCGCT CTTGTGAATTTAGGTCTGAAGAGGTGCCTGAATGTTGGTGAGTTGGAAGATGGCAAGGCTGAAGTTGGCACAAGTAAATGCCAAGGAGACCCAGCTACGCAG tACTTTGAGTACAGTTCCCTGAACGAGATACGGCACAACGTCAAGAATGAGCTGTGTCTCAGTGTGGCACATCCTCTTGTGGAACGTCCTATCTTTACGTTCCAGGCCTGTGTTGTCCAGGACGGGGAAAGAAATGTACCGCCACATCAAGCATTTTCCTATGATAAG GACGGTCTGATTCGGAGTCAGAAATTCGACCTGTGTCTTCAGGCTGGGCGCTACGCCCTGTTTCTGGCTTCCTGTTTCTCGGAAGAATACACACAGGTCTGGGTCTTCATCCCTGTGCTGCTCAAGTGA